A genomic window from Euwallacea fornicatus isolate EFF26 chromosome 30, ASM4011564v1, whole genome shotgun sequence includes:
- the Ptp10D gene encoding tyrosine-protein phosphatase 10D isoform X7, with protein MQFASAAELVIHIPGSLGQEGVVYRLDYYPPFGYPAPNTTIASKDIRDVIKFSQALPGTKYDFWLYYSNATHNTLTWTANFTTVPDPPSGLSVYVKGGKHAVVSWSPPAQGSYTSFKLKINPLVHIPELKPYQRFRLRWEIKSITIDNIDNTQYALKDLVAGATYQVQAFTVFENKESAAYTSRNFTTKPNTPGKFIVWFRNETTLLVLWQPPYPPGVYSHYKVSIDPPDANDSTLYVEKEGEPPGPAQAAFKGLIPGRAYNISVQTMSEDEISAPTSALYRTVPLKPGKISFDKDKITTNSFMVHWEPPTGKSEFDKYQISLGTLRKPPPVPRSKDEPTNWEFRDNLEPGKTYSVVVKTVSGKVTSWPVTGEVTLEPLPVSQLHSTLDDKSGILTISWKPHPDSTQDSFLVSYHEVESTIGDSNTVTTNQTKIELETLLPGRNYSVTVQAVSKDIQSKEEAIYLATKPSAPIIEDLKPMVDGLNISWKSDVNSKQDKYEILWIRNDTNEMERRSSYDSKIILSNLYPGAGYLVKIYAISHGLKSEPHEYFQPVFPKPPKNMSIEKTTTNSVIVQWQSPVDSLITEYSIRYKTGSDNQWVRLPAVQNTEAEVTDMTPGEKYTIQVNTVSYGLESNEPQQLNHTVRPNPVSNIAPLVDSNNVTLEWPRPEGRVETYIVRWWLATNPSEVNKSIVSQSQNGTGPVRLLVGDLMPGEEYVFDIQAISNDLESDITILRTRTMPLIQSEVVVVNNQVSTDSIGLRYTPTPQTSSKFDLYRFSLSEPNIPDQEKAANDSDRLVTFTDLIPGRLYNITVWTVSQTVTSQPLQRQDRLFPEPITGINATYISDTEITLTWAFPRGEYNAFEVQYINAEGGFMQNLTLHNSIVISDLKPHRNYTFTVIVRSGTESSILRRSLPVSESFTTKESVPGKVEKFEPIDIQPSDVVFEWSLPTSEQNGVIRKFTITYGLEGSSHVLFKDFAAYEFGGTIKQLQPGKTYVFKIQAETKVGFGPASIWKQRMPILAPPKPSMQVVPTEVCKSSTTIQIRFRKNYFSEANGPIVFYAIIVAEDDSKNASGLEMPSWRDVQAYSVWPPYQVMEPYYPFFNNSVEDFTIGSETCDIRHVGYCNGPLKSGSTYKVKIRAFTAPDKFTDTSYSFPIQTVVGLLRVEDQDNTPIILGVVIPIILICLLFVMIIFIRRRRSAGRKGMVEARNNDNTSLNDSVVETSRPVRIDNFANHYRIMSADSDFRKEWTMLTKFSEEFEELKHIGRDQPCTAADLPCNRPKNRFTNILPYDHSRFKLQPVDDEEGSDYINANYVPGFNSPREFLVTQGPLHSTRDDFWRMVWESNSRAIIMLTRCVEKGREKCDHYWPYDTLPVYYGDISVQILNETRYPDWNISEFMVCRGEQQRVVRHFHFSTWPDFGVPNPPHTLVRFVRAFRERVPPDQRPVVVHCSAGVGRSGTLICLDRILQQIQTSDYVDIFGIVYLMRKERVWMVQTEQQYICIHQCLLTVLEGKELTTSPREIHENQGFEDMVWHLFSQCKKLVICGSGKGTAGVAPIPDGKGR; from the exons ATGCAG TTCGCTTCAGCTGCTGAACTAGTTATCCATATTCCTGGCAGTCTGGGCCAAGAAGGAGTGGTCTATCGCCTGGATTACTACCCTCCTTTTGGGTACCCTGCACCAAACACCACCATCGCTTCAAAAGACATCCGAGATGTCATTAAGTTCTCTCAAGCTCTACCAGGGACCAAATACGACTTTTGGCTGTACTACTCAAACGCAACTCACAATACTCTCACATGGACTGCGAATTTCACCACCG TGCCTGATCCACCTTCGGGCCTTTCAGTCTATGTGAAAGGGGGCAAACACGCCGTAGTATCCTGGTCGCCCCCGGCCCAAGGCAGCTATACaagtttcaaattgaaaattaatcctTTAGTACATATTCCGG AATTAAAACCATATCAACGGTTCCGATTAAGGTGGG aaaTCAAATCAATCACCATAGACAACATCGACAATACTCAATACGCCTTAAAAGATTTAGTCGCTGGCGCTACATATCAAGTGCAGGCGTTTACTGTTTTCGAAAATAAGGAAAGTGCGGCCTACACTTCGAGAAATTTCACAACCA AGCCGAATACTCCGGGCAAATTCATAGTATGGTTCCGAAACGAGACGACTCTTCTAGTACTGTGGCAGCCCCCTTACCCTCCAGGCGTCTATAGCCATTATAAAGTCTCTATAGATCCTCCGGACGCCAATGATTCGACTTTGTACGTGGAGAAGGAAGGAGAACCTCCGGGTCCTGCTCAGGCAGCTTTTAAGGGTCTCATTCCAG GCCGCGCCTACAACATTTCCGTCCAGACCATGTCCGAAGACGAAATTTCCGCCCCTACTAGTGCCCTTTATCGCACTGTGCCTCTCAAACCTGGAAAAATCAGTTTCGACAAAGACAAGATCACTACGAATTCGTTTATGGTTCATTGGGAACCGCCAACaggaaaaag CGAGTTtgataaatatcaaatatctCTGGGAACCCTACGGAAGCCTCCACCAGTGCCAAGATCGAAAGATGAGCCCACTAATTGGGAGTTCCGGGACAATCTCGAACCGGGAAAAACTTATTCGGTTGTAGTAAAGACAGTTTCGGGAAAAGTCACTTCGTGGCCGGTAACAGGAGAAGTCACTCTTG AGCCTCTCCCCGTGAGCCAACTTCATTCCACCTTAGACGACAAGTCTggaatattaacaatttcttGGAAACCTCATCCTGACAGTACTCAAGATAGTTTTCTGGTTTCTTACCACGAAGTGGAGAGCACTATAGGTGATAGCAACACAGTAACAACAAATCAAACTAAAATCGAGCTGGAAACCCTGTTGCCTGGAAGAAACTATTCGGTAACAGTTCAGGCAGTTTCAAAGGATATTCAATCGAAAGAAGAGGCTATTTACTTAGCCACTAAGCCTAGTGCTCCTATTATCGAGGACTTGAAGCCAATG GTGGATGGGTTGAACATTAGCTGGAAATCCGACGTAAATTCGAAACAGGACAAATACGAGATTTTGTGGATTAGGAACGACACGAATGAAATGGAAAGGAGGTCTTCGTATGattctaaaattattcttaGCAATTTGTATCCGGGGGCCGGGTATTTGGTGAAGATTTATGCTATTTCTCATGGGTTAAAAAGCGAGCCACACGAATATTTCCAGCCAGTTT ttccGAAACCACCAAAAAACATGTCAATCGAGAAAACCACCACCAATTCAGTAATAGTTCAATGGCAATCTCCAGTTGATTCTTTGATAACCGAGTATTCCATCCGATATAAGACTGGATCAGACAATCAATGGGTCAG ATTGCCAGCGGTGCAAAATACCGAGGCCGAAGTAACCGATATGACCCCGGGGGAAAAATACACTATACAAGTAAACACGGTGAGCTACGGTTTAGAGAGTAATGAACCGCAACAACTCAATCATACAGTGAG GCCCAATCCAGTATCCAATATTGCTCCTTTGGTTGATTCCAACAACGTAACTTTAGAGTGGCCGCGTCCTGAAGGGAGAGTCGAAACTTATATCGTCAG atgGTGGTTAGCAACCAATCCCTCTGAGGTGAACAAAAGCATTGTCAGTCAAAGCCAAAATGGAACCGGTCCTGTTAGGCTGCTAGTAGGAGACCTAATGCCTGGAGAAGAGTATGTTTTCGACATCCAGGCCATATCCAACGATCTGGAAAGTGACATTACTATACTGAGAACTCGGACCA TGCCTCTTATCCAATCCGAAGTGGTTGTGGTCAACAATCAAGTTTCCACCGACTCAATTGGCTTGCGTTACACTCCTACTCcacaaacttcttcaaaatttgatttgtacAGATTCTCGTTGTCCGAACCGAACATCCCCGACCAAGAAAAAGCCGCAAACGACTCTGATAGATTAGTTACTTTTACCGATTTAATTCCTGGAAG gtTGTACAATATAACTGTGTGGACGGTATCCCAGACAGTCACCAGCCAACCATTGCAAAGGCAGGACAGATTAT TTCCAGAACCAATAACTGGCATTAACGCCACCTATATCTCGGACACGGAGATAACCTTAACTTGGGCATTTCCCCGAGGCGAGTATAATGCGTTTGAAGTGCAATACATTAACGCCGAGGGGGGATTTATGCAGAATTTAACTCTACACAATTCCATCGTTATCAGCGATTTGAAGCCTCACAGAAACTACACCTTCACTGTAATTGTAAGGAGTGGTACTGAGTCGAGTATTTTAAGACg GTCTTTACCGGTATCAGAAAGTTTTACCACGAAGGAGTCGGTGCCGggcaaagttgaaaaatttgagCCTATAGACATTCAGCCCAGTGATGTCGTTTTTGAGTGGTCACTGCCGACTTCAGAGCAAAACGGCGTTATCAGAAAATTTACCATAACATATGGATTAGAG GGCTCTTCTCATGTGCTTTTTAAGGACTTCGCAGCGTACGAGTTCGGGGGAACCATTAAACAGCTGCAGCCAGGAAAGACttacgttttcaaaatacaagcGGAAACAAAG GTGGGTTTCGGTCCGGCATCAATATGGAAACAGCGCATGCCCATCCTGGCGCCTCCCAAACCGAGCATGCAAGTAGTTCCCACTGAGGTGTGCAAAAGCTCGACCACTATTCAAATCCGATTCAGAAAGAACTATTTCAGCGAAGCCAATGGACCG ATTGTATTCTACGCAATTATCGTGGCGGAAGACGATTCGAAAAACGCTTCCGGTTTAGAAATGCCCAGTTGGCGTGATGTCCAGGCGTACTCTGTATGGCCCCCGTATCAAGTCATGGAGCCTTATTATCcgtttttcaataattctGTGGAAGATTTTACCATCGGAAGTGAAACTTGCGATATACG ACACGTGGGCTATTGCAATGGACCCTTGAAATCAGGCTCGACTTACAAGGTTAAGATCAGAGCCTTTACAGCCCCAGATAAGTTTACTGATACTAGCTACAGCTTCCCAATACAGACAG TAGTAGGACTACTCAGGGTTGAAG ATCAAGACAACACTCCTATCATACTGGGCGTAGTGATCCCGATAATCCTCATCTGTCTGCTGTTTGTGATGATAATTTTCATAAGAAGGAGACGATCGGCGGGACGAAAGGGGATGGTGGAGGCTCGGAACAATGACAACACGTCACTGAATGATTCTGTAGTTGAAACTAGTCGACCGGTCAGAATCGATAATTTCGCTAATCACTACAGAATCATGTCAGCCGATTCAGACTTCAG GAAAGAATGGACAATGCTTACAAA GTTTAGTGAAGAATTCGAAGAGTTGAAGCACATAGGACGGGACCAACCTTGCACTGCAGCAGATTTACCTTGTAATCGTCCTAAAAATCGATTCACAAATATCTTGCCCTATGACCATTCAAGGTTTAAGTTGCAACCAGTAGACGATGAAGAAGGCTCGGATTATATCAATGCCAATTACGTGCCA ggATTCAATTCGCCAAGAGAATTCTTAGTTACTCAGGGACCCTTACATTCCACAAGAGACGACTTTTGGAGAATGGTTTGGGAGTCGAATTCACGGGCCATTATAATGTTAACAAG GTGTGTGGAAAAAGGAAGAGAAAAGTGCGACCATTACTGGCCTTATGACACCCTTCCCGTTTATTACGGCGATATTTCtgtccaaattttgaacgaaaCGCGCTATCCTGATTGGAATATCTCCGAATTTATGGTTTGCCGG GGCGAGCAACAAAGGGTAGTAAGACACTTCCACTTCAGCACATGGCCCGATTTTGGTGTCCCCAATCCACCCCACACGTTAGTTAGATTCGTGAGGGCGTTCAGGGAAAGAGTCCCTCCAGATCAACGACCTGTAGTCGTTCACTGCAG TGCGGGAGTTGGTAGATCCGGAACGTTAATCTGCCTGGACCGTATTTTGCAACAAATCCAAACTTCGGATTACGTTGACATCTTTGGAATCGTTTATCTCATGAGGAAGGAGCGAGTTTGGATGGTACAAACCGAGCAACAGTACATTTGCATTCATCAGTGCTTGCTTACGGTATTGGAAGGCAAGGAGCTGACAACTTCCCCTAGAGAAATACACGAGAATCAAGGATTCGAAG ACATGGTGTGGCACTTGTTTAGCCAATGTAAAAAGCTGGTAATCTGTGGTTCTGGCAAGGGTACCGCCGGTGTTGCACCTATTCCCGATGGGAAAGGCAGATAG
- the Ptp10D gene encoding tyrosine-protein phosphatase 10D isoform X12: MPSPEIKSITIDNIDNTQYALKDLVAGATYQVQAFTVFENKESAAYTSRNFTTKPNTPGKFIVWFRNETTLLVLWQPPYPPGVYSHYKVSIDPPDANDSTLYVEKEGEPPGPAQAAFKGLIPGRAYNISVQTMSEDEISAPTSALYRTVPLKPGKISFDKDKITTNSFMVHWEPPTGKSEFDKYQISLGTLRKPPPVPRSKDEPTNWEFRDNLEPGKTYSVVVKTVSGKVTSWPVTGEVTLEPLPVSQLHSTLDDKSGILTISWKPHPDSTQDSFLVSYHEVESTIGDSNTVTTNQTKIELETLLPGRNYSVTVQAVSKDIQSKEEAIYLATKPSAPIIEDLKPMVDGLNISWKSDVNSKQDKYEILWIRNDTNEMERRSSYDSKIILSNLYPGAGYLVKIYAISHGLKSEPHEYFQPVFPKPPKNMSIEKTTTNSVIVQWQSPVDSLITEYSIRYKTGSDNQWVRLPAVQNTEAEVTDMTPGEKYTIQVNTVSYGLESNEPQQLNHTVRPNPVSNIAPLVDSNNVTLEWPRPEGRVETYIVRWWLATNPSEVNKSIVSQSQNGTGPVRLLVGDLMPGEEYVFDIQAISNDLESDITILRTRTMPLIQSEVVVVNNQVSTDSIGLRYTPTPQTSSKFDLYRFSLSEPNIPDQEKAANDSDRLVTFTDLIPGRLYNITVWTVSQTVTSQPLQRQDRLFPEPITGINATYISDTEITLTWAFPRGEYNAFEVQYINAEGGFMQNLTLHNSIVISDLKPHRNYTFTVIVRSGTESSILRRSLPVSESFTTKESVPGKVEKFEPIDIQPSDVVFEWSLPTSEQNGVIRKFTITYGLEGSSHVLFKDFAAYEFGGTIKQLQPGKTYVFKIQAETKVGFGPASIWKQRMPILAPPKPSMQVVPTEVCKSSTTIQIRFRKNYFSEANGPIVFYAIIVAEDDSKNASGLEMPSWRDVQAYSVWPPYQVMEPYYPFFNNSVEDFTIGSETCDIRHVGYCNGPLKSGSTYKVKIRAFTAPDKFTDTSYSFPIQTVVGLLRVEDQDNTPIILGVVIPIILICLLFVMIIFIRRRRSAGRKGMVEARNNDNTSLNDSVVETSRPVRIDNFANHYRIMSADSDFRKEWTMLTKFSEEFEELKHIGRDQPCTAADLPCNRPKNRFTNILPYDHSRFKLQPVDDEEGSDYINANYVPGFNSPREFLVTQGPLHSTRDDFWRMVWESNSRAIIMLTRCVEKGREKCDHYWPYDTLPVYYGDISVQILNETRYPDWNISEFMVCRGEQQRVVRHFHFSTWPDFGVPNPPHTLVRFVRAFRERVPPDQRPVVVHCSAGVGRSGTLICLDRILQQIQTSDYVDIFGIVYLMRKERVWMVQTEQQYICIHQCLLTVLEGKELTTSPREIHENQGFEDMVWHLFSQCKKLVICGSGKGTAGVAPIPDGKGR; the protein is encoded by the exons ATGCCTTCGCCAG aaaTCAAATCAATCACCATAGACAACATCGACAATACTCAATACGCCTTAAAAGATTTAGTCGCTGGCGCTACATATCAAGTGCAGGCGTTTACTGTTTTCGAAAATAAGGAAAGTGCGGCCTACACTTCGAGAAATTTCACAACCA AGCCGAATACTCCGGGCAAATTCATAGTATGGTTCCGAAACGAGACGACTCTTCTAGTACTGTGGCAGCCCCCTTACCCTCCAGGCGTCTATAGCCATTATAAAGTCTCTATAGATCCTCCGGACGCCAATGATTCGACTTTGTACGTGGAGAAGGAAGGAGAACCTCCGGGTCCTGCTCAGGCAGCTTTTAAGGGTCTCATTCCAG GCCGCGCCTACAACATTTCCGTCCAGACCATGTCCGAAGACGAAATTTCCGCCCCTACTAGTGCCCTTTATCGCACTGTGCCTCTCAAACCTGGAAAAATCAGTTTCGACAAAGACAAGATCACTACGAATTCGTTTATGGTTCATTGGGAACCGCCAACaggaaaaag CGAGTTtgataaatatcaaatatctCTGGGAACCCTACGGAAGCCTCCACCAGTGCCAAGATCGAAAGATGAGCCCACTAATTGGGAGTTCCGGGACAATCTCGAACCGGGAAAAACTTATTCGGTTGTAGTAAAGACAGTTTCGGGAAAAGTCACTTCGTGGCCGGTAACAGGAGAAGTCACTCTTG AGCCTCTCCCCGTGAGCCAACTTCATTCCACCTTAGACGACAAGTCTggaatattaacaatttcttGGAAACCTCATCCTGACAGTACTCAAGATAGTTTTCTGGTTTCTTACCACGAAGTGGAGAGCACTATAGGTGATAGCAACACAGTAACAACAAATCAAACTAAAATCGAGCTGGAAACCCTGTTGCCTGGAAGAAACTATTCGGTAACAGTTCAGGCAGTTTCAAAGGATATTCAATCGAAAGAAGAGGCTATTTACTTAGCCACTAAGCCTAGTGCTCCTATTATCGAGGACTTGAAGCCAATG GTGGATGGGTTGAACATTAGCTGGAAATCCGACGTAAATTCGAAACAGGACAAATACGAGATTTTGTGGATTAGGAACGACACGAATGAAATGGAAAGGAGGTCTTCGTATGattctaaaattattcttaGCAATTTGTATCCGGGGGCCGGGTATTTGGTGAAGATTTATGCTATTTCTCATGGGTTAAAAAGCGAGCCACACGAATATTTCCAGCCAGTTT ttccGAAACCACCAAAAAACATGTCAATCGAGAAAACCACCACCAATTCAGTAATAGTTCAATGGCAATCTCCAGTTGATTCTTTGATAACCGAGTATTCCATCCGATATAAGACTGGATCAGACAATCAATGGGTCAG ATTGCCAGCGGTGCAAAATACCGAGGCCGAAGTAACCGATATGACCCCGGGGGAAAAATACACTATACAAGTAAACACGGTGAGCTACGGTTTAGAGAGTAATGAACCGCAACAACTCAATCATACAGTGAG GCCCAATCCAGTATCCAATATTGCTCCTTTGGTTGATTCCAACAACGTAACTTTAGAGTGGCCGCGTCCTGAAGGGAGAGTCGAAACTTATATCGTCAG atgGTGGTTAGCAACCAATCCCTCTGAGGTGAACAAAAGCATTGTCAGTCAAAGCCAAAATGGAACCGGTCCTGTTAGGCTGCTAGTAGGAGACCTAATGCCTGGAGAAGAGTATGTTTTCGACATCCAGGCCATATCCAACGATCTGGAAAGTGACATTACTATACTGAGAACTCGGACCA TGCCTCTTATCCAATCCGAAGTGGTTGTGGTCAACAATCAAGTTTCCACCGACTCAATTGGCTTGCGTTACACTCCTACTCcacaaacttcttcaaaatttgatttgtacAGATTCTCGTTGTCCGAACCGAACATCCCCGACCAAGAAAAAGCCGCAAACGACTCTGATAGATTAGTTACTTTTACCGATTTAATTCCTGGAAG gtTGTACAATATAACTGTGTGGACGGTATCCCAGACAGTCACCAGCCAACCATTGCAAAGGCAGGACAGATTAT TTCCAGAACCAATAACTGGCATTAACGCCACCTATATCTCGGACACGGAGATAACCTTAACTTGGGCATTTCCCCGAGGCGAGTATAATGCGTTTGAAGTGCAATACATTAACGCCGAGGGGGGATTTATGCAGAATTTAACTCTACACAATTCCATCGTTATCAGCGATTTGAAGCCTCACAGAAACTACACCTTCACTGTAATTGTAAGGAGTGGTACTGAGTCGAGTATTTTAAGACg GTCTTTACCGGTATCAGAAAGTTTTACCACGAAGGAGTCGGTGCCGggcaaagttgaaaaatttgagCCTATAGACATTCAGCCCAGTGATGTCGTTTTTGAGTGGTCACTGCCGACTTCAGAGCAAAACGGCGTTATCAGAAAATTTACCATAACATATGGATTAGAG GGCTCTTCTCATGTGCTTTTTAAGGACTTCGCAGCGTACGAGTTCGGGGGAACCATTAAACAGCTGCAGCCAGGAAAGACttacgttttcaaaatacaagcGGAAACAAAG GTGGGTTTCGGTCCGGCATCAATATGGAAACAGCGCATGCCCATCCTGGCGCCTCCCAAACCGAGCATGCAAGTAGTTCCCACTGAGGTGTGCAAAAGCTCGACCACTATTCAAATCCGATTCAGAAAGAACTATTTCAGCGAAGCCAATGGACCG ATTGTATTCTACGCAATTATCGTGGCGGAAGACGATTCGAAAAACGCTTCCGGTTTAGAAATGCCCAGTTGGCGTGATGTCCAGGCGTACTCTGTATGGCCCCCGTATCAAGTCATGGAGCCTTATTATCcgtttttcaataattctGTGGAAGATTTTACCATCGGAAGTGAAACTTGCGATATACG ACACGTGGGCTATTGCAATGGACCCTTGAAATCAGGCTCGACTTACAAGGTTAAGATCAGAGCCTTTACAGCCCCAGATAAGTTTACTGATACTAGCTACAGCTTCCCAATACAGACAG TAGTAGGACTACTCAGGGTTGAAG ATCAAGACAACACTCCTATCATACTGGGCGTAGTGATCCCGATAATCCTCATCTGTCTGCTGTTTGTGATGATAATTTTCATAAGAAGGAGACGATCGGCGGGACGAAAGGGGATGGTGGAGGCTCGGAACAATGACAACACGTCACTGAATGATTCTGTAGTTGAAACTAGTCGACCGGTCAGAATCGATAATTTCGCTAATCACTACAGAATCATGTCAGCCGATTCAGACTTCAG GAAAGAATGGACAATGCTTACAAA GTTTAGTGAAGAATTCGAAGAGTTGAAGCACATAGGACGGGACCAACCTTGCACTGCAGCAGATTTACCTTGTAATCGTCCTAAAAATCGATTCACAAATATCTTGCCCTATGACCATTCAAGGTTTAAGTTGCAACCAGTAGACGATGAAGAAGGCTCGGATTATATCAATGCCAATTACGTGCCA ggATTCAATTCGCCAAGAGAATTCTTAGTTACTCAGGGACCCTTACATTCCACAAGAGACGACTTTTGGAGAATGGTTTGGGAGTCGAATTCACGGGCCATTATAATGTTAACAAG GTGTGTGGAAAAAGGAAGAGAAAAGTGCGACCATTACTGGCCTTATGACACCCTTCCCGTTTATTACGGCGATATTTCtgtccaaattttgaacgaaaCGCGCTATCCTGATTGGAATATCTCCGAATTTATGGTTTGCCGG GGCGAGCAACAAAGGGTAGTAAGACACTTCCACTTCAGCACATGGCCCGATTTTGGTGTCCCCAATCCACCCCACACGTTAGTTAGATTCGTGAGGGCGTTCAGGGAAAGAGTCCCTCCAGATCAACGACCTGTAGTCGTTCACTGCAG TGCGGGAGTTGGTAGATCCGGAACGTTAATCTGCCTGGACCGTATTTTGCAACAAATCCAAACTTCGGATTACGTTGACATCTTTGGAATCGTTTATCTCATGAGGAAGGAGCGAGTTTGGATGGTACAAACCGAGCAACAGTACATTTGCATTCATCAGTGCTTGCTTACGGTATTGGAAGGCAAGGAGCTGACAACTTCCCCTAGAGAAATACACGAGAATCAAGGATTCGAAG ACATGGTGTGGCACTTGTTTAGCCAATGTAAAAAGCTGGTAATCTGTGGTTCTGGCAAGGGTACCGCCGGTGTTGCACCTATTCCCGATGGGAAAGGCAGATAG